The following are from one region of the Pirellulaceae bacterium genome:
- a CDS encoding class II aldolase/adducin family protein, with product MEPTDDRPLPVHLGPHAALIGQLQRVGHDFWRRGWSLGASGSYSVVAQREPRQLLITAQCTDKGSLVPVDFALVDSSGKGVIPDQAQASADVLLHCVIAEQARAGAILHTSSVWATILATKFESLGGVLIDGYAMQSGLAGADSRLQAQWFPIVDCLADATAMADQVRDTLQSASPLPSGFLVKQQGLFTWGHDLQTAVRHVEIMEFLFEVLARQAVRA from the coding sequence ATGGAACCAACCGACGATCGACCATTGCCAGTGCATCTGGGTCCACATGCGGCACTGATTGGCCAGTTGCAACGCGTTGGCCATGATTTCTGGCGGCGCGGCTGGAGCTTGGGAGCTAGCGGCAGCTACAGCGTCGTCGCGCAGCGCGAGCCGCGACAGTTGCTGATTACGGCCCAATGCACAGATAAAGGTAGTTTGGTGCCAGTCGATTTTGCATTAGTCGATTCTTCGGGAAAGGGCGTTATACCAGACCAGGCACAAGCGTCTGCCGATGTGTTGCTCCACTGCGTGATTGCAGAACAAGCCAGGGCTGGTGCCATACTACATACCAGCAGCGTGTGGGCAACTATCCTGGCAACCAAATTTGAATCCCTGGGCGGTGTGTTGATCGACGGCTACGCAATGCAGTCGGGATTGGCCGGTGCGGACAGTCGCCTGCAGGCCCAGTGGTTTCCGATTGTCGATTGCCTGGCGGACGCCACAGCCATGGCCGACCAAGTTCGAGACACCCTCCAGAGTGCCTCACCGCTACCGTCTGGATTCTTGGTCAAGCAGCAGGGGCTTTTCACATGGGGCCATGATTTGCAAACAGCCGTGCGGCACGTCGAAATCATGGAATTCTTGTTCGAAGTGCTGGCGCGGCAGGCGGTTAGGGCGTAG
- a CDS encoding tRNA-(ms[2]io[6]A)-hydroxylase, with the protein MLSLQSTTDQRWLKQVDRSLDEILIDHAHCEHKAAATAMSLLGSYIDNRDLCTEMTQIVQEELEHFHLVLDWLERRKIRFRRLQPGHYGRELNQLVRTAEPQRAVDRLLVAGLIEARSCERFSLLAEHVQDTELAQFYASLFESEARHHTTYVRLARGFMPAHDVKERLQELSLAEAEIIGRGHRLPRMHS; encoded by the coding sequence ATGCTCAGTCTGCAAAGCACTACCGACCAACGTTGGCTAAAACAGGTCGATCGATCGTTAGACGAGATTCTGATTGACCATGCACATTGCGAACACAAGGCTGCGGCCACGGCGATGAGCCTGCTGGGTAGCTACATCGACAATCGCGACCTGTGCACTGAGATGACGCAGATTGTACAGGAGGAACTGGAGCATTTTCACCTGGTGTTGGACTGGCTGGAAAGGCGTAAAATTCGATTTCGGCGATTGCAGCCCGGTCACTACGGACGCGAGTTAAACCAGCTTGTTCGAACCGCAGAACCACAGCGGGCGGTCGACAGGCTGTTGGTTGCTGGACTGATCGAAGCTCGAAGTTGCGAACGGTTCAGTCTGTTGGCTGAGCATGTGCAGGATACGGAGCTAGCTCAGTTCTACGCCAGCTTGTTTGAATCAGAAGCCCGCCATCATACAACTTACGTGCGACTGGCCAGAGGTTTTATGCCTGCCCATGACGTGAAAGAACGGTTGCAAGAGTTGTCGTTGGCTGAAGCCGAAATTATCGGTCGCGGCCATCGGCTGCCGAGAATGCATAGTTAG
- a CDS encoding ABC-F family ATP-binding cassette domain-containing protein gives MVLLSAVDVSKTFGDRQVLQKASLEIRTGERIGLVGPNGAGKTTLLRILTGQMGADAGTVEMPSRGTVGYLQQHPNFAESDSVWSVAAAAVGDVSQLASQAEQVAAELAQADCPELRQTLLEHYDRLQAKLHQADAYNWEYRVERILQGLGFPSRWNDRPARQLSGGQQNRLMLASLLLQQPDLMILDEPNNHLDIETTEWLEETLAGWPGALLVVSHDRFFLDQVASSIVELVDGQLDRYRGNYSAYVMQKAERLEVQRRTYERQQEEIAKLEEFIRKHHYGQKSTQAEDRRKKLERIERVPPPREIRTPQFRFPPAARSGDVVLRASELSKAYDRPLFSKLSFQIHRGERWAILGSNGSGKTTLLKCLLGQCQADQGQVELGSKLQIGYFDQLLSQLSPDTCAAEAIRVAHRDLDDRARRDILGAFGLSGDVVLKPLRMLSGGERSRTMLAWLTAMEANLLVLDEPTNHLDLWSRHALEEALRHFDGTVLMVTHDRYLVNAVADHVLVIGEGRVSQIAGNYDAYKHWLKQSMAIADRAAVGHNVAAGKSTTPGAARPRSGSPDTGSTKRKRKYPYRKVEVLAQEITGSEARIAEIHQQMMRPEILRDGRQVKQLQQELTGLEENLLQLYEHYEEACELN, from the coding sequence ATGGTTTTGTTATCTGCGGTAGACGTTTCCAAGACTTTTGGTGATCGGCAGGTGCTGCAGAAAGCTAGTCTGGAAATACGCACCGGCGAGCGCATCGGGCTGGTTGGTCCCAATGGAGCGGGCAAGACGACGCTGCTGAGAATTCTGACCGGGCAAATGGGGGCCGATGCCGGTACAGTGGAGATGCCTTCGCGAGGCACCGTTGGCTATTTACAGCAGCATCCCAATTTTGCTGAAAGCGATAGTGTGTGGTCGGTGGCTGCAGCGGCAGTCGGCGATGTGAGTCAATTGGCTAGCCAGGCAGAACAGGTAGCTGCCGAGCTAGCGCAAGCCGACTGCCCAGAACTTCGCCAAACTCTACTTGAACACTACGATCGTCTGCAGGCCAAACTGCATCAAGCAGATGCTTACAATTGGGAGTATCGCGTAGAACGCATTCTGCAGGGGCTCGGATTCCCATCTCGCTGGAACGATCGTCCCGCAAGGCAATTGAGCGGGGGGCAACAGAATCGCCTGATGCTGGCCAGCCTGTTGTTGCAGCAACCAGACCTGATGATTTTGGACGAGCCCAACAACCATTTAGACATCGAGACCACCGAATGGCTGGAAGAGACGCTAGCGGGTTGGCCAGGCGCGCTGCTGGTAGTCAGCCACGACCGCTTTTTTCTGGATCAGGTGGCCAGCTCAATTGTCGAACTGGTCGACGGACAACTGGATCGCTATCGCGGCAACTACTCGGCCTATGTAATGCAGAAGGCCGAGCGGCTGGAGGTCCAGCGGCGGACCTACGAGCGCCAGCAGGAAGAGATCGCCAAGCTGGAAGAGTTTATTCGCAAGCATCACTACGGTCAAAAGAGCACTCAGGCCGAAGATCGCCGCAAAAAGTTGGAACGCATCGAGCGTGTCCCGCCACCACGCGAGATACGCACGCCTCAATTTCGCTTTCCGCCTGCAGCCCGTAGTGGCGATGTGGTGCTACGTGCCAGCGAACTGTCCAAAGCCTATGACCGCCCGCTATTTAGCAAATTGAGCTTCCAAATTCACCGTGGTGAACGGTGGGCCATTTTAGGCTCCAATGGCTCCGGCAAGACGACGCTGCTAAAGTGCTTGTTGGGCCAGTGCCAGGCTGATCAAGGTCAGGTTGAACTGGGATCAAAACTGCAGATTGGCTACTTCGACCAGTTGTTATCCCAGCTATCTCCGGACACCTGTGCGGCTGAAGCCATTCGCGTGGCTCACAGGGACTTGGACGATCGCGCCCGCCGGGACATTCTGGGCGCCTTTGGCCTTTCGGGCGACGTAGTACTCAAACCACTACGCATGCTGTCCGGTGGCGAGCGCAGCCGGACGATGCTAGCCTGGCTAACCGCCATGGAGGCCAATCTATTGGTACTAGACGAACCAACCAACCATTTGGACCTCTGGTCACGGCATGCATTGGAGGAAGCTTTGAGACATTTTGACGGCACCGTACTGATGGTCACGCACGACCGGTACTTGGTCAATGCAGTGGCCGATCATGTGCTGGTTATCGGAGAGGGTCGTGTCAGTCAGATCGCGGGCAACTACGACGCCTATAAACATTGGCTCAAGCAGTCCATGGCCATAGCTGATCGAGCCGCTGTGGGTCACAATGTTGCGGCCGGAAAGTCGACAACCCCAGGTGCAGCTCGACCCCGGTCGGGCAGTCCGGACACTGGTTCGACTAAGCGCAAGCGCAAGTACCCCTACCGCAAAGTTGAGGTATTGGCGCAAGAAATCACCGGAAGCGAAGCACGGATTGCGGAAATTCATCAGCAGATGATGCGCCCAGAAATACTCCGCGATGGACGGCAAGTCAAACAGTTGCAGCAGGAATTGACCGGCTTGGAAGAAAATCTGCTGCAGTTATACGAACACTACGAAGAAGCTTGTGAGTTGAACTAA
- the ftsY gene encoding signal recognition particle-docking protein FtsY, with the protein MAFWNRKKEAATTPVSPTTAEPSEAKSSGFWGSIKSALTKTSRALNTDIRDLLKSEGDLVNDEFLTRLFGLLIRTDMGNAMAKQICDRIGNDYRARVVKFSDIVQVVGQEIRQSLAQRGTELNMSDNGPTVILVVGVNGSGKTTSIAKLAHKLVQEGNRVLLGAGDTFRAAAVEQLTIWSERIGCDIVTAKQGSDPASVAFQASLRARDEKYDVCIVDTAGRLQTQTSLMQELQKIRRVIGKHIPEAPHEVLLVLDATAGQNAISQARGFSDAAGCTGIILAKIDGSAKGGVIVPICQQFELPVKLVGLGEKIGDMAVFNPDEFVRGLLDETN; encoded by the coding sequence ATGGCATTTTGGAACAGGAAAAAGGAAGCAGCCACCACGCCGGTATCACCGACGACGGCTGAACCATCAGAGGCTAAGTCGAGTGGTTTTTGGGGAAGCATCAAGTCGGCACTAACCAAGACCAGTCGTGCGCTGAATACCGATATTCGTGATCTACTGAAATCGGAAGGCGATCTGGTCAACGACGAATTCTTGACACGACTGTTTGGACTACTGATTCGCACCGATATGGGCAATGCGATGGCCAAACAGATTTGTGATCGCATCGGCAACGACTACCGCGCCCGCGTTGTCAAATTCTCGGACATCGTTCAAGTGGTCGGCCAAGAGATTCGCCAAAGCCTGGCGCAGCGCGGTACGGAACTGAATATGTCGGACAACGGACCGACGGTGATCCTGGTGGTTGGCGTCAACGGCTCTGGCAAAACTACTTCGATTGCCAAGTTGGCCCACAAGCTGGTCCAAGAAGGCAATCGCGTGTTGCTGGGAGCCGGAGATACATTCCGAGCAGCAGCCGTGGAACAACTGACCATCTGGTCCGAGCGCATCGGCTGTGACATCGTGACCGCCAAGCAGGGATCAGACCCAGCCAGCGTGGCCTTCCAAGCCAGCCTGCGTGCCCGCGATGAAAAATACGACGTGTGCATTGTCGATACCGCTGGTCGCCTGCAGACACAAACCAGCCTGATGCAAGAATTGCAAAAAATTCGTCGCGTTATCGGCAAGCACATTCCTGAGGCGCCGCATGAGGTCTTGCTGGTGCTGGATGCCACGGCGGGACAAAACGCCATCAGCCAGGCTCGAGGATTTTCGGACGCCGCAGGCTGTACCGGCATCATCCTGGCCAAGATCGACGGCTCTGCCAAAGGTGGGGTGATCGTGCCGATTTGTCAGCAATTTGAATTGCCCGTCAAGCTGGTGGGGCTGGGTGAAAAGATCGGGGACATGGCCGTATTTAATCCCGACGAATTCGTCCGTGGCCTGCTGGACGAGACAAACTGA